DNA sequence from the Agrobacterium tumefaciens genome:
CGTCGTTGAACGTCAGCCGAATTACATGTTCGGCAGAACGGCGATGTCGCGCACTTCGTTGTCGAGCCCCGTGATCGGGCCGACTTCGCTTGCCGCGCCAGTTTCGAGGTTGACCGTGTAGAGCGTCTTGGATGCGGCGAGATACGCCACGTTCTTGCCGTCCGCCATGCCCTGAATATCAAAGGCATAGGCCGCGGGCTTGTCTTTGAGGCCGAGTTTGCCGATTGCTTTCAGCGTGCCGTCATTCGGCTTGGTCTGCTGGATCAGCGCGCCGATCGTGGCATCGATATTATACATGGCAGTCTTTTCAGGCTTGCCGACGGAGTTTGTATAGGCAGCAGCGACGATGTTCGGGGTCTCGCCCTTGTGCATGTCACCCTCCTCGAAGGCAAGCACACCGTCAACCGTCACCGCGCCCGTATCCGGATGGACGCGATGGTTGGTCGTTCCGGTCATGAAGCGCAGGCGATCGGCCATAGGGTTGAAGTCGACCACGACAGGGGCTTGCGTCATGGTCAGCATTTTGTCCATCTTGGCGACGTCGGTGGCGGCGCCTGTTTCGAGATTGATCGAGACGATGCGATGATCCGGGGTGACGCCGATCACCGTCTTGTTGCCGGGGCGGAAGTCGATGCCTGCAAGCTTGTCGACGCCAGTCACGTCCATCTTTTTCGTCACCGCCGGTTTCTCCGTATCGAAGATGACGAGTGTCTT
Encoded proteins:
- a CDS encoding DUF4394 domain-containing protein, with the translated sequence MKIIRFALIASAASITVASAAFAAPVLGLTGDKTLVIFDTEKPAVTKKMDVTGVDKLAGIDFRPGNKTVIGVTPDHRIVSINLETGAATDVAKMDKMLTMTQAPVVVDFNPMADRLRFMTGTTNHRVHPDTGAVTVDGVLAFEEGDMHKGETPNIVAAAYTNSVGKPEKTAMYNIDATIGALIQQTKPNDGTLKAIGKLGLKDKPAAYAFDIQGMADGKNVAYLAASKTLYTVNLETGAASEVGPITGLDNEVRDIAVLPNM